The DNA window ACCTAAGCAAACACTTggatttttcttccctctcttttgTCCAAGCAGAACGAAGTGATGTTCATCAGCAAATATGCACTCAGTGAGCACTGCTGTAGACACTCTTACTACCTGACCTTGCTTAAAGCTCCTGTATGTGGCTGTTAAACACCTTTGGGATGATTACCCATGTTTAcccatgtatccgatgaagtgagctgtagctcaccaaagctaatgctcaaataaatttgttagtttctaagatgccacaagtcgtccttttctttttgcgaatacaaactaacacggctgctactctgttacccATCTGGTTATTTAATGATGTCACACTCACCTTGCTGTAACACGCAAGCTCCTCATTCAGCTGCAGAGAGCTTTGTAGACAAGCTGTGATGAAATAGAaactttctgtaatatttttatgctgcctatgggtacctcagtttcctctgtaCTTTGCATCGTTACCCATTGCAGAAGTGTTAAATCTGCTCTTGGGGCATGGCAGGAGAGATGAGGTGTTGGGTCACTGGCCTTGAACGAATGGGTTATTAAAGTGCTGGCTGCAACCAACCCATGCCAATGGAGGGTCCACAAAGACAATGGATGCCCCAAGGACTGAGCAACTGACACCTATCCACAGGAATCTCCGGCAGGCCGAACATGTGAGCTCAGCATGGGTCTGCAGGAGTTCGACAATGGACTCtcacctgggactgacacagagaggcagggccagaAATGGATTCCATAGCATCTTGGCCGGCTGATTATGCTGGCTCGGCGAGCATGGACTATGTTCCAGTTGCCTAATAAACCTTGCTCTGTTTGGAAAAAGCTGCCAGGTGTCACTGACGATACTTAGAGCCCTTCAGATTTCTGGCTAGATGCTCTATAGCCAtggaccatgtttgcggatcgATGTGGGTACCAATTTtatatccatgcagggctctaccaaTACTTGCCGAGGTGCATTGGTCCCTGAAGAGAGTCAAAGTCTCTATCCAGGCGTCTCTCTCACTTGGGCTCACTGGGCAGAGCTCACGGTGTGAAACAGGCGTGTGGGAGCACAGAGGCTTGGTCTCAGAGGCATTGAGACCACATAGCCTACCCTTAAGGAAGAGGGAGGCCCCTTAGGGGCTGGCACACAGAAGGGGTTCCTCTAAAGCATTATTTAAATGCTGGGGCGTAGTACAGATCCTTTGGATGTATGACATAAGGTGAATCATATTTCCAGATACAAGCGTATTATGTGTATCAGTTCTCCTTTTGCTCAGTACAGGTTTTTGCAAAAAGGAATCCTGGGGTATATTAATTACAACTTCCAGACAAGGCCACGTGATACAAGTGAACGGGTCCAGCAAAGCTCTGAGATGCATGCTGAACATGTACATTGTAGGTGTGGTTTGCTTGATGGGGGCTCTGGACTAAAGGTCAGGAGAAGCAGgtgctattcctagctctgccacttacCTGCTGTACatccttggataagtcacttcaccgctctgggcctgttttccctcccaccctttctctgtcttgtctctaaccgacagggattgtctcttatatGTagatgtacagcgcctagcgccaCAGGGTCCTGATCCTACTGTAATATGAATGATCAActcttaaaatcaatgggatttctcTTGTTCTCAAAGGTAAATGTGCTTTGCTGTTTTTCTGGGTAGGGGTCCATAGCACATGTGAAGCACTTGTTCTCAAATAGTCAAATAGCATCTTACTCTGTAAGCGTTCGAGGACGAGGGTACTACTCCATGAGGGTAAAGATACCACAGTCCAGTCTTTAATTGATCTCAGTGGAATAAAAGCTCATTTACAACAGGGTGAATGTAACTCAGACTCTACGTCCAATCCTGCCGTCTGTGCCCTATGCCCACTCCTACACTCTGCTCCTGGCTAAAACGGCTGATTCATTTCCCTGTAGGAAAACTGTATACCTGTGGATGTGGAGACAGTCTTGGAATGACAGATAGTGAGGAAATGAGAGCCGCTCACCGCCCAATGTTTCTGAATGCAGAGAAAGTCCTGAAGGATGCAAACAGAGCAAACATAAATACCCcgactgctggcatgtaaaagaTCCACTGGTTTGCTCATAACCTTTATGGCAAAGTATCTTGTTCTCCTCAGCAGGCCCACTTCTTTTTAGCCGTGGAGACACAGGTTTGGGAAGGCAGTCCGTCTAGGTGACACAGGGTCAGGCTATACATTTCCACAGTCAGTCTCTTGTGcctgttttcctttcccctttggaAGGGGATGCAGCCTCCCTTCCTGGAAAGGTTCAGTGTCTTGCTGAAGGAGCTAGCAAGTATCCGCACTCACACTGCTGTCCCTTCCTAACAGGGGAGAATTTAAAAAGGTCTCAAGccgttggagtcagctgaacctaattggttctctagcaaccccttttcaGCTAAACCTTATTAACCTGTGGTTAACTTTTCTCAAtagatagggaggggccttttaaccTTCTGGGATTGATTATTACCCCCAGCCCtactttgtagctgtttgtcctgggtttaccaccaCACCTTGTATAGTTATTTTTGCAGTTTCTGAGAACTGGGGTAAATGTGTGACAGGAAATGTGTGGATTTGCTTCTGAGCTAATGGCTGATGGGTTTCAACCAATTGGGTCGGTGGCCAAAGAAGCATCTGCCATTTTGCACCCTTTTGCTCATAGTGCCACAGTGAAGGGGGAGGGCACTTGATTGCACACTAGCACGCCTGGTAGGCATAATTCACCACCAGTGAGGCACCACTGGAAGTTGTAGTGCAAACGGGACCCTGATGTTTTCACCACCCTGCCATGTAACCCTGTTAGAGTATGAGATGACATGATGGTGAAAACCCCGATCCCTGCTGCCACTGGCACTTTCCCATTGTTACCACCATGTAGCATAGAGGGGCCAAAATTGTGTGTGGCCACACTATGCTCCTCCTGGCACCCCCAGCATGCAGGTCCCAGGGTTCAGGCCAGGGTGACACAGGCCCACAGAGTCCTGTGGAGATTCTGGGCTGTTACAGCCCCTAGGCAGGCCTGGTGAGGTGATCCCAAACGTGCCCATTTCCTACCACAGACGCAGCTTCGGCCAGCAAGAAAtcaggggggctgagagccattgaatgcactgtaaaccctgcatatgattgaaaccacttcaaggcaggAGGTGAGGCAGCCCCCGagcacccttcttcccagcacctGTGTGAACCCTACAGCTGGCCCTGATCCGTTCGAGCCCCCCAGGCCATCTAGTGCGATGGTCCCGCTGAGAGAAATAAAAGAACCATCACATTAAGGATACGCGTTGCACTCACCGCCCTGGGGGGGTCTGTGCGGGAATCGCACCGTGCTCCGCACTCCGGgcgagtggggctgggggtggcgctcaccgcccggggggggggggggtctgtgcgggAATCGCACTGTGCACCGCACGCTGGGTGGGAGGGACCGGGGGTTGCACTCACCGCCCTGGGGGTGAGATTTCAGGATGGCAGATTGGGGAATTAAGAAATCTAGTGAGAAGGGTGCACTGGGAGAAAGGATAAAATCTACCACTTTAGAAAACGGCCAGCTAAAGCGTGTGCAGTGCTCAGATGCtccagtaatgggggccataaaagTACCTAAGTAGAGTTTGAGCCTTGATGCTGCAGCAAAGAAGGCCGATGTCATTTTGGACTCCACATATGGAAGGAGGCTGGAGGGGGTCTGGTTTCTGAGGAAAGACTGGAAATGTGGTTCAATGCATAGAACTGGGTGAAGGGATGGCTAAGTAGGATGGGTGGGCATGAGGAAATGCTTCTAGTAGCTGAAGGGTGTAAACCCTAAGGAAGGAACGGGATTATTGAGCACAGTACACAGGGAGCACCCAGAGGGCGATAGGAGGAAATGAAGAAGAGGAACGTTGGGGCTGAATATTAGTCAGTGGGAACTGGGGATGCTCAGTGCCCTGGAAAATTAGCCTGAGGTGTTGCACGATTGGTGCCCCAAAATGGCTAAACCCACTATCCGGGTACTATTTGACCTGTCAGTTGTGGCTTTTCCTTCATTATCCCACGCAACCACgagtagggtgaccacctttgaaatgcaaaactcCAGCAGTTCTGCCACCTCCACAAAATAAGCCCCATGCAACCCCCACCACATGGCAACTCCGCAATCTCCCTcccccttcaacagccacttaATGTATCTACAGAGCTAACACATATCGATAAGATTGATGACATCATTTTcttaaactgcagaagtgggagcactgcagcatctttagctggacacagaaacttttaacatcaATCCCTTTCCTTCCTTGGGGTTGACACCCTTCAGCTACTAGCAGCATTTCCTCATGCCCACCCACCCCACTTTAGCCATCCCTTTGCCCAGTTCTATGTATTGAACCACATTTCCAGTCTTTCCTCAGAAACCAGACCCCCTCCAGCCTCCTGATTAATTTGTTTCTCTTCTCAGAGCTCCCTCCAATTCTTTACTATCTTTCCAGTAGCGAGGGGCTCTGgcctgaacacaatattccacatGGTGTGAGGTAGGGAGCTACCTTCTCCCTGTCTGGTGACACGCAGCCCAGTATTGCATTCGTGCCTTACGGTACTGCCAGCTCATATCTAGCATAGTCACCCGGAGGGAGCACCTGGGAGGTTGTAATCTTGAAAGAGCCCGAGGGCTGATAATGTTACCTAGAAGCTAGcctttgagaggaaggatggtgcaatGGTTAAGGGTGCCACTTGGGAGATCTAGGTCTagttttctgctctgccacagatttccttagGCTTGGTCTGAACTACAGTTAGGTGGACGTAAGGCATcttgtgtcaacctaactctatCAGTGTCAACACTGCAGCGTTGTTCCCGCTGATGTCCCTTGCCCACTACACTGATCTAAGAACGCCCCCTCCACGAGAGGTGTAGTGCTTAGGTCGATGTCATTAGGTTGATGCAATGTGTGTGTAGACACTGCCTTACTTACATCGCCTGTTGGCTGTCAGCGGGAGCCcgaccaccccagggctgacagcctgacCCACACATGcctgggccaggggctccagtGTCCCACAATACCCCACACAGTTAAtgttggtggaagtgctcctggggAGGACATGTACCACCACAGGGGGTCATAGTGTGGACGTGAACcatcacagtaattactgtggtggctgtacattgacctaacttaggttgactgaatttttttactggagacaaggccttagtcactttgtctctctgggcctcagtttcccatctatacgGTGGGGATAATAGCGCAGCCCTGCCCtgacagggatgttgtgaagataaacagACTAGCAATGTCAGAGTTGAGTGTTAGACCTCACTTTCCTTGGCCAGCCAGGCTATGGAATTGCTGAGCAGCAACAATTAGGAGATGGACTCGGGCCAGGTGCAATGGGAAGACGTCTTCAATTCGAACAGTTTAGAAGGGAGCATGCAAGCAACAATCAACAATGCGGCTTCCCCAGAGACACCTAGCACCCCAGAGGGGGAAAGAGGCCCCAGCCTCCTTCCATATGTGGAGTCCAAAATGACATAGGCCTTCTTTGCTGCAGCATCAAGGCTCAAATTCTACTTAGATActtttatggcccccattactggaGCATCTGAGCACTGCACACGCTTTAGATGGCCATTTTCTAAAGTGGTAGATTTTTTATCCTTTCTCCCAGTGCACCCTCCTCACTAGATTTCTTAATACCCCAGTCTGCCATCCTGAAATCTCATATCCTTGggctgccctgctccctcctccaatTCCTTGCAGTTGCACATGGTCACTCTTTCTCAGCTAGCTCCCCTCTCCTTCTCATAGTCATTTCTCCCACGTCGGTAAAAATCCAGCCCGGGGAATGGCTTTTCCTCTGGCTACAGTAACTACTTGCTGGGTCATTTTACTTTAGAAGTCCCACTGCTGACAAACGGGTACGCGTGCAACCTCCAAGGTGGCTGCAAGCCCCAGACAAGCGACCAGGAAGCCTACAAGCCCTCCTATGATGATCTAGGAACAATTAAGCCACTGTTCCTTCCAACACAGTTAGAGACGTACAATTTCTAAAGAGGCCCAGGTTTTTAATTTCTGAGACTGGAGCTAAGTCAGCTATTTTCCCTTAACCTTTGTATGTCCATGTCTACCCTTGTGGCTGGTTGCATTTGTATTGTTGCATTCTGGGCCGCTTGCCCATGGGGCCTCATGTGAATAGAGTGCCTACAGGACATACATACAGAGCAACACCTACAGCAACCACGTCTGGGACAGCCTGGCCGAGTGCAGCAAGCTGAAAGCCAGACCAGTTACGCCTGCAGAGTTGGGGAGCCTATCGTGATTGTAAAGCATTGGGGCCTGGTTACAGGAAAACAGCCATGTTTCCAGCCTGGGGGGATAGGGTAAGCTGCTGCAGCTACTAACCCTGATACGTAGACACAAAAGATGTTCTGAGCCAGCCCTGTCACTAGCTGGGTATCAATGCATTTGGAAGTGGCAGTATAGACAGGCCCCACGTTGACGCAATATATGTGTTAAGAAATCAGGATGAAGGTATGTTACGGCAGTTTGGACTTCACTCCTCCCATCCTGAAAGTCTCTGCATTGGACTCTCTCTGAATTTGGCACAATGAATTGAGGGTCAGCAGCTTGCAGACCTAGGCCCTGTGTTCTAGACACAGCGATTCCTAGGCTGCTTCCCCTTCCTACCAAGACGCAAAAACAACTCTGAGCCACCACTGAAGAAATATTGTGTTTGAAAACGTCTCCTTTTGCCTGAAGCTCTGCTGGCAAAAGCAAAGCCAAATCACTGCTGCAGCTCATGCATGAAGCTTTAGTCTCCGGGCTCTTGTTAATGCTCCCATGAGATGTGCTGCTAACACCCTGTGCAAGAACTAAACTCTGAACAGGGGTTTAGTCTTGCAAGCTGGAAATCACCAAATTGAATGAACATGCTGAGTAAATCGGGCATTACATTTCTCCAGTCATggcctttattttcatttaacctCAAATCGACATTTCTGTGAAAGGTACAAAATAGTCATTGCTACACTACAAACAAAATTAGTTTTGCCTTTCATACAGAATATTTACAGGAGAACAGAAAATAGCCATTTTAGGAACAGCAGCTACATTTCCCGGATGCTAGACCTTTGCAGACACAACCCTTGGCACAATTATTGCATCCAGCTGGGCAACAGGAGCAAAAACCTGAAAAGATAAAAATCAAGACAAGATTATTGGAGATGCCAGACAAAACACCAACAACAACCACCCTCCCCTGTAAGAATTTAAGTAAGTTCAACATGGATGAGACAAGGAACGAAAGCATGCTGTGAACTATACTTTATAAAATAGGTCAGAATCCTTTATCTGACCCAACAGTTTTGTTAAGAACACTCTACgtacaaaaaacaaaatgcaaacaaatggtTGCGGTGGAAAGAACAGAAGTTTTTACAAATTATACTTATGGAAAGGACACTGATTCCACCTTTCAGGCCTACACTTGGAAAGCAAGTATACAGTTTAAGAACAGAAGCCctgcttcagcaaagcacctGCTCATtttaaagcatatgcttaaatccatccccagtcagcaaagcacttgcagcctGCTCCCAACTTCCCACCGAAATGAAAGGCAAGACTCACGTTCCCTTTCATGGGCTTTGCAGCAGGCCCAGAAAGCAGAGCCCCAACTCCCACAGACAAAAGTTGAGCCCACGCTTAATTGTTATGCTACATCTGGGCCAGAAATTCTAGCTTCTATATTCCAGTCTCCATACTGCTGCCATGGAAGCCAGTGACCAAACCCTCATTCGTCTCAGTCTCAGAAAGGCGggcaacaaacatttttaaaagggggggaaaataCTCACTCTTTTTGCAAGAGGTACACTTGCAATTTTTGCATTTGCAGGAATCAGCACAG is part of the Dermochelys coriacea isolate rDerCor1 chromosome 2, rDerCor1.pri.v4, whole genome shotgun sequence genome and encodes:
- the LOC119852055 gene encoding metallothionein-like isoform X2; amino-acid sequence: MDPQDCLCVAGRSCTCADSCKCKNCKCTSCKKSFCSCCPAGCNNCAKGCVCKGLASGKCSCCS